The genomic segment TGCGTCTTGCCGGTGCCGGGCACGTCTTCGATGAGCACGTGTCCCCCGGCGACCAGCGCGGTCAGCAGCCATGCGATCTCGTCTTTTTTTCCGTATATACAAGATTCCATATTGCGTCTGATCGAATCTAATAATTGCATGGCGGTCTGTTGTTCCATTGAGGTCCCTCCTAATGGGATCTGGCGGTAGTCCGAGGCTACTCTACTATTATACTTGATGGGGATTCGGGACTACAATTTTGCAAAACTCCAAATAATCATAGAAAAAAAGCCAATTCGCGCTAGGCGAACCGGCAGTTGGAAATAGGTACGGCGTCCCGAAAACGGTGCGTAACGCGGCAAACCGCGTCCGCAAGCGATTCGCGCAGGCTTCCCGAGCAGGCGCGGCTCGTCGCGCCGTCGCCCCATTTGCGTTCTCCTAAAATTTACTTAAACAAGCTTAGCCTTTTGGCTTTACAGCCAGCGCAGCCAAAAACGAGAAAATAATCGCCGCGGATATGCCGGCGCTCGTGATCTGGAAAATGCCGGTGATGATCCCGATCCACCCTACCTCTTGCAGCTCGCTCAGCGCACCGTGGACAAGCGCGTTGCCGAAGCTCGTTATCGGCACGGTCGCCCCCGCGCCTGCGAAGTCCACGAGCGGATCGTACAGGCCGA from the Cohnella hashimotonis genome contains:
- the spoVAE gene encoding stage V sporulation protein AE: MQYLWAFLVGGAICIVGQLLFDVAKLTPAHTMATLVVAGAVLDGLGLYDPLVDFAGAGATVPITSFGNALVHGALSELQEVGWIGIITGIFQITSAGISAAIIFSFLAALAVKPKG